From Saccharothrix espanaensis DSM 44229, the proteins below share one genomic window:
- a CDS encoding sugar phosphate isomerase/epimerase family protein, with amino-acid sequence MITAGLASVTFRGRPVDHVVGLAADAGLGVVEWAGDAHVPPGDLTGAARAARLCRDRGLAVGTYGSYYKPGHSDPADFGPVLAAAEALGAPRIRVWAGVKASADVAPAERGAITDDLRRCVELAAARGLAVTAEHHVCSLTDELGSAVRLLAEVDLVAHWQPRESPDVAVCLSEVAALLPRLAAVHAFSWGADGFTERLPLAARADLWQPVLAVLAQDGRDRDVLLEFVPDDSPEAFHRDAATLLSWLENAR; translated from the coding sequence ATGATCACCGCAGGATTGGCCTCGGTCACCTTCCGGGGCAGGCCGGTCGACCACGTCGTCGGTCTCGCCGCCGACGCCGGGTTGGGGGTGGTCGAGTGGGCCGGTGACGCCCACGTCCCGCCCGGCGACCTCACCGGCGCGGCCCGCGCCGCCCGGCTGTGCCGGGACCGCGGGCTGGCCGTCGGCACCTACGGCTCCTACTACAAGCCCGGCCACAGCGACCCGGCCGACTTCGGGCCCGTGCTGGCCGCCGCCGAAGCCCTGGGCGCGCCCCGGATCCGGGTCTGGGCGGGCGTGAAGGCCTCCGCCGACGTCGCGCCGGCCGAGCGCGGGGCGATCACCGACGACCTGCGCCGCTGCGTCGAGCTGGCCGCCGCGCGCGGCCTGGCGGTCACCGCCGAGCACCACGTCTGTTCGCTGACCGACGAGCTCGGCTCGGCCGTGCGGCTGCTGGCCGAGGTCGACCTGGTCGCGCACTGGCAGCCGCGCGAGTCGCCGGACGTCGCGGTGTGCCTGAGCGAGGTCGCCGCGCTGCTGCCCCGGCTGGCCGCCGTGCACGCGTTCTCGTGGGGTGCGGACGGGTTCACCGAGCGGCTGCCGCTGGCCGCCCGCGCCGACCTCTGGCAGCCGGTGCTCGCGGTGCTGGCCCAGGACGGGCGCGACCGCGACGTGCTGCTGGAGTTCGTGCCCGACGACTCGCCCGAGGCGTTCCACCGCGACGCCGCCACCCTGCTGTCCTGGCTGGAGAACGCCCGATGA
- a CDS encoding ABC transporter substrate-binding protein — protein sequence MTKLVPVALAAVALLGACTPAPAAQEPAKATEVVRTAAPLENALSVTDPHGQRITLTKPAERIVCLNGLCDDIAADLGLTPVGTTNPVLISHPALLGDAGKAVPVVPGTFGGEDVEAIAGFRPDLVIGLPGVHDALRPAIEKFAPLWTAEPATWEESVGYLRALGSLTGRADRAVRAEEEFRGRLADAVARSHAGPQAARKVLLMYGSVDAIGVDTTTSLKGHLLGQLFDYPFPAKGTDVDTASNYSVEELLARQPDVVFVYSLLFSADDKTLSSQLGDNPVWQQIPAVRQQRVFEMHAKLWGSGRGLRSLAAVVDEALAKVPA from the coding sequence ATGACCAAGCTCGTCCCCGTCGCCCTCGCCGCCGTCGCGCTGCTCGGCGCGTGCACGCCGGCACCCGCCGCCCAGGAACCCGCGAAGGCCACCGAGGTGGTGCGCACCGCCGCGCCGCTGGAGAACGCGCTGAGCGTCACCGACCCGCACGGGCAGCGGATCACGCTGACCAAGCCCGCCGAGCGGATCGTCTGCCTCAACGGCCTGTGCGACGACATCGCCGCCGACCTCGGCCTGACCCCGGTCGGCACCACCAACCCGGTGCTGATCAGCCACCCCGCCCTGCTCGGTGACGCGGGCAAGGCCGTCCCGGTGGTGCCCGGCACGTTCGGCGGCGAGGACGTCGAGGCGATCGCCGGGTTCAGGCCCGACCTGGTGATCGGCCTGCCCGGCGTGCACGACGCGCTGCGGCCCGCCATCGAGAAGTTCGCCCCGCTGTGGACGGCCGAGCCCGCCACCTGGGAGGAGTCCGTCGGCTACCTGCGGGCGCTGGGGTCGCTGACCGGGCGCGCCGACCGGGCCGTCCGGGCGGAGGAGGAGTTCCGGGGCCGGCTCGCCGACGCGGTCGCCCGCAGCCACGCCGGTCCCCAGGCGGCCAGGAAGGTGCTGCTGATGTACGGCAGCGTCGACGCGATCGGCGTCGACACCACCACCTCGCTCAAGGGGCACCTGCTCGGGCAGTTGTTCGACTACCCGTTCCCGGCCAAGGGGACCGATGTCGACACCGCGAGCAACTACAGCGTCGAGGAGCTCCTCGCCCGGCAGCCCGACGTCGTTTTCGTGTACTCACTGCTGTTCTCCGCCGACGACAAGACCTTGAGCAGCCAGTTGGGCGACAACCCGGTGTGGCAGCAGATCCCGGCCGTGCGGCAGCAGCGGGTGTTCGAGATGCACGCCAAGCTGTGGGGTTCCGGGCGCGGGCTGCGCAGCCTCGCGGCGGTGGTGGACGAAGCTCTCGCCAAGGTCCCCGCTTGA
- a CDS encoding FecCD family ABC transporter permease produces MRLLAAVAVVAVLGSLMLGQPVVLFTGTELEHVVVWQLRAPRLLLGAVAGACLGTAGLLLQESLRNPLAVPELLGVSSGAAAAVGTSVAFGIALPFAPLTPALLGAAVGGGLTLLAVRGATGPAAVLLIGAAVGSACQAVMLAATAMTDSREQGVLVRYLLGSLTGTTWRTLGPVAVGLALAVPAVLFVLPRVRVLRLGDDEAMSAGLRPGRVRMAVLGVASLLVAVVVGPAGPVAWVGFFAPRLAARLGRPSLAVTALVGAVVVVVADLVARTALHPVELPVGGLTALAAVAVGLLVRRRA; encoded by the coding sequence TTGAGGCTGCTCGCGGCTGTCGCCGTGGTGGCCGTCCTCGGCTCGCTGATGCTGGGGCAGCCGGTCGTGCTGTTCACCGGCACCGAGTTGGAGCACGTCGTCGTCTGGCAGCTCCGCGCACCCCGGCTGTTGCTCGGCGCGGTCGCCGGCGCGTGCCTGGGGACCGCGGGCCTGCTGTTGCAGGAGTCGCTGCGCAACCCGTTGGCGGTGCCGGAGCTGCTGGGCGTGTCCAGCGGCGCGGCGGCGGCCGTGGGGACGAGCGTCGCGTTCGGGATCGCGCTGCCCTTCGCGCCGCTCACCCCGGCGTTGCTCGGCGCGGCGGTCGGCGGCGGTCTGACGTTGCTGGCGGTGCGCGGTGCGACGGGGCCGGCGGCCGTGCTGCTGATCGGGGCGGCGGTCGGGTCGGCGTGCCAGGCGGTGATGCTGGCCGCCACCGCGATGACCGACTCGCGGGAGCAGGGCGTGCTGGTGCGCTACCTGCTCGGGTCGCTGACCGGTACGACGTGGCGCACCCTCGGTCCGGTCGCGGTGGGCCTGGCGCTGGCCGTGCCGGCGGTGCTGTTCGTGCTGCCCCGGGTGCGGGTGCTGCGACTGGGCGACGACGAGGCGATGTCGGCGGGCCTGCGTCCCGGCCGGGTCCGGATGGCCGTGCTCGGGGTGGCGTCGCTGCTGGTCGCCGTGGTGGTCGGGCCGGCCGGTCCGGTGGCCTGGGTGGGGTTCTTCGCACCCCGCCTGGCCGCCCGGCTCGGCCGGCCCTCGCTCGCGGTGACGGCGCTGGTCGGTGCTGTCGTGGTGGTGGTCGCCGACCTCGTCGCGCGGACCGCGCTGCACCCGGTCGAGCTGCCGGTGGGCGGGCTGACCGCGCTCGCGGCGGTCGCGGTCGGGCTGCTGGTGCGGAGGCGCGCGTGA
- a CDS encoding FecCD family ABC transporter permease — translation MNRVGRRLGGLVAVVVVCALAQVSVGSTGATLGALFGEDWHARMVVLELRAPRVLVGLCAGACLGVAGTILQSAIRNQLASPEITGVGSGAVLGAVLATVAGASQPVPMAAAALVGGVLGGGVLWVVAGRSGDVAVRGVVVSAVLVGTTLVLLTARPQLAGAVSRWLLGSLVGRTWEHLAPLWPVLLVVLVAATLLGGVLDVLAVDDDHAHAVGLAVVPWRSGVLVLAALATSAAVAAMGATAFVGLLAPHLARRLVGAVHRDAVPAAALTGAASVAAADTVGQLAHVPAGAITALLGAGVLIVVARRTGGIG, via the coding sequence GTGAACCGCGTCGGTCGCCGGCTCGGCGGCCTGGTCGCGGTCGTGGTGGTGTGCGCGTTGGCCCAGGTCAGCGTCGGCTCGACGGGGGCCACGCTCGGCGCGCTGTTCGGCGAGGACTGGCACGCCCGGATGGTCGTGCTGGAGCTGCGGGCGCCGCGCGTGCTCGTCGGGCTGTGCGCGGGCGCGTGCCTGGGCGTGGCCGGGACGATCCTCCAGTCCGCGATCCGCAACCAGCTCGCGTCGCCGGAGATCACCGGCGTCGGCTCGGGAGCGGTGCTCGGCGCGGTGCTGGCGACCGTGGCCGGCGCGTCCCAGCCGGTGCCGATGGCCGCCGCCGCGCTGGTCGGCGGGGTGCTCGGCGGTGGTGTGCTGTGGGTGGTGGCCGGTCGGTCCGGTGACGTCGCGGTGCGCGGCGTGGTCGTGTCGGCGGTGCTGGTCGGGACCACGCTCGTGCTGCTGACCGCGCGGCCCCAATTGGCGGGCGCGGTGTCGCGGTGGCTGCTCGGGTCGCTGGTCGGCCGCACGTGGGAGCACCTCGCGCCGCTGTGGCCGGTGCTGCTGGTGGTCCTGGTGGCCGCGACGCTGCTCGGCGGCGTGCTCGACGTGCTCGCCGTGGACGACGACCACGCGCACGCGGTCGGCCTGGCGGTCGTGCCGTGGCGCAGCGGGGTGCTGGTCCTGGCGGCGCTGGCGACGTCGGCGGCGGTGGCGGCGATGGGCGCGACCGCGTTCGTCGGCCTGCTCGCGCCGCACCTGGCGCGCCGGCTGGTCGGCGCGGTCCACCGCGACGCGGTGCCGGCCGCCGCGCTGACCGGAGCGGCGTCGGTCGCGGCGGCGGACACGGTGGGGCAGTTGGCGCACGTGCCGGCGGGAGCGATCACGGCGTTGCTCGGCGCGGGTGTGCTGATCGTGGTGGCGCGGAGAACAGGAGGGATCGGGTGA
- a CDS encoding ABC transporter ATP-binding protein, giving the protein MTPLLSPLRAEGVRVRFGDNEVLKGVDLAVGAGEWLSLLGQNGSGKTTLLRVLAGLLEPSRGAVLLDGGPLEALSRRDIARRIALLPQTTPYVHGLTVRQFVRQGRYAARGPLGMLGESDDEQVRAALRDTGVAEWADTPLERLSGGQRQRVRLALALAQDAPVLLLDEPTTFLDIRHQIDVLNLVRALQRERGLTVVAVLHDLAQAARYSDRVVALREGVVHADGAPSEVVDAALLREVYGVAGEVLWITTNGVLKMVVVPD; this is encoded by the coding sequence GTGACACCACTGCTGTCCCCGCTGCGCGCCGAGGGCGTGCGCGTGCGGTTCGGCGACAACGAGGTGCTCAAGGGCGTGGACCTGGCCGTGGGGGCGGGGGAGTGGCTGAGCCTGCTGGGGCAGAACGGCAGCGGCAAGACGACGTTGCTGCGCGTGCTGGCGGGCCTGCTCGAACCGTCCCGCGGTGCCGTGCTGCTCGACGGCGGACCGCTCGAAGCGTTGTCGCGCCGGGACATCGCGCGCCGGATCGCGTTGCTGCCGCAGACGACCCCGTACGTCCACGGGCTCACCGTGCGCCAGTTCGTGCGCCAGGGTCGTTACGCGGCAAGGGGTCCGCTGGGGATGCTCGGCGAGTCCGACGACGAGCAGGTGCGGGCGGCGTTGCGGGACACCGGGGTCGCGGAGTGGGCGGACACGCCGCTGGAACGGCTGTCCGGCGGTCAGCGCCAGCGCGTCCGGCTGGCCCTCGCGCTGGCCCAGGACGCGCCGGTGCTGCTGCTCGACGAGCCCACGACGTTCCTGGACATCCGGCACCAGATCGACGTGCTGAACCTCGTACGGGCGCTGCAGCGGGAGCGCGGGCTGACCGTCGTGGCGGTGCTGCACGACCTCGCGCAGGCCGCGCGGTACTCGGATCGTGTTGTGGCGCTTCGGGAAGGTGTCGTGCACGCGGACGGCGCGCCGTCCGAAGTGGTCGACGCGGCGTTGCTGCGCGAGGTCTACGGCGTCGCCGGCGAAGTGCTGTGGATCACCACCAACGGGGTATTGAAAATGGTTGTCGTTCCAGATTAG
- the amiA gene encoding streptamidine family RiPP, producing the protein MEQVFVSVEAERELPHNSASHSNALVENPFDGGDDE; encoded by the coding sequence ATGGAGCAGGTCTTCGTGAGCGTCGAGGCCGAGCGCGAGCTGCCGCACAACTCCGCCAGCCACAGCAACGCCCTGGTGGAGAACCCGTTCGACGGCGGCGACGACGAGTGA
- a CDS encoding CocE/NonD family hydrolase encodes MPREFTVAGLAHTLVAADPDAPLVLIRTPYGRHHHLAEAEAWRRRGFSCVVGDVRGRHGSAGRFRPYRDEADDGATVVDAVRRLGFRRIITAGASYAAYCAVTAAIVAPDAVVGVLAAVPALGLGETAREPGGAARLACRVGWWGEHAATAVSADLAATPVVDLVTGWDDLWTAPERTGELWDALPRLRMPLLAVGGLHDPFAADTERLARGWGGPTRLVLGPWAHALDAAEPGAALAGRRIGALYLAWARALDNLKGDKVFYAVDGWRRQTASAVPVDLEVVRAEFRADPARPFRSVPPGAPITDDPSGVLLTPPLPGGELRGAATVLLDAVADVPDADWVVRLSHDGIHLAHAVTRVRHRPGVPRRVVLDLPPVGRSLPEGTRLRLEVAGHHFPRHARNPHTGEDPVRAAALHPSHRAVRHARARIPWHPTGSGEVRAADLPEEIAS; translated from the coding sequence GTGCCCCGTGAGTTCACCGTGGCGGGGTTGGCGCACACCCTCGTCGCGGCCGACCCGGACGCCCCGCTGGTGCTCATCCGCACCCCCTACGGGCGGCACCACCACCTCGCCGAGGCCGAGGCGTGGCGGCGGCGCGGGTTCTCCTGCGTCGTCGGCGACGTGCGCGGCCGGCACGGCTCGGCCGGCCGCTTCCGGCCCTACCGGGACGAGGCCGACGACGGCGCGACGGTCGTGGACGCGGTGCGGCGGCTGGGTTTCCGCCGGATCATCACGGCCGGCGCGTCCTACGCGGCGTACTGCGCGGTGACCGCCGCCATCGTCGCGCCGGACGCCGTGGTCGGCGTGCTGGCCGCCGTCCCCGCGCTCGGGCTGGGCGAGACCGCCCGCGAACCCGGCGGCGCGGCCCGGCTGGCCTGCCGGGTCGGCTGGTGGGGCGAGCACGCGGCCACCGCCGTGTCCGCCGACCTCGCCGCGACCCCGGTGGTCGACCTGGTGACCGGCTGGGACGACCTGTGGACCGCGCCCGAGCGCACCGGCGAACTCTGGGACGCGTTGCCCCGCTTGAGGATGCCGCTGCTCGCGGTCGGCGGTCTGCACGACCCGTTCGCCGCCGACACCGAACGGCTGGCGCGCGGCTGGGGCGGACCCACCCGGCTCGTCCTGGGTCCGTGGGCGCACGCGCTCGACGCCGCCGAACCCGGCGCGGCCCTGGCCGGCCGGCGGATCGGCGCGCTCTACCTGGCGTGGGCCAGGGCGTTGGACAACCTGAAGGGGGACAAGGTCTTCTACGCCGTCGACGGCTGGCGGCGGCAGACCGCGTCGGCCGTCCCGGTCGACCTGGAGGTGGTCCGGGCCGAGTTCCGCGCCGACCCGGCCCGCCCGTTCCGGTCGGTGCCGCCGGGCGCGCCGATCACCGACGACCCGAGCGGCGTGCTGCTCACCCCGCCGCTGCCCGGCGGCGAACTGCGCGGCGCGGCCACCGTGCTGCTCGACGCGGTGGCCGACGTGCCCGACGCGGACTGGGTGGTCCGGCTGTCCCACGACGGGATCCACCTCGCGCACGCGGTCACCCGGGTCCGGCACCGGCCCGGCGTGCCCCGGCGGGTCGTGCTCGACCTCCCGCCGGTCGGCCGGTCGCTGCCCGAGGGCACCCGGCTGCGGCTGGAGGTCGCCGGGCACCACTTCCCCCGGCACGCCCGCAACCCGCACACCGGCGAGGACCCCGTGCGGGCCGCCGCGCTGCACCCCAGCCACCGGGCCGTGCGGCACGCCCGCGCCCGGATCCCCTGGCACCCCACCGGTTCCGGCGAGGTCCGGGCCGCCGACCTACCCGAGGAGATTGCATCGTGA
- a CDS encoding YcaO-like family protein: MTAPLLVDPLTGIVRRLVDVEAVPGAPRRYRAVTAEVADARRLGAWPADRVSLGTTFGDVDAARAAAVGEAVERYCGNRVAPGLRRASADELKAAGIPHFGPADLPFFTARQHATRGFPYRPFTGDVPIAWVEGEESGEICLLPASWAYLNYHSGERRTEPRLHHLNYAGIATGVSTEDAFTRALLELVERDALERWWHLGAPTTGIAVDDVPGLAAELADCPLEVHLVELPTEHPVSCVGAVVVDRTTGIVAGGGAARFDPVEACTKAVLEAVHTWIFTQGLLEADGWVFRSIEAGILARGLYLPHRADRRYRDDAGAEYAEVRDLGAQVQVWLDPRVQAELLPRFTRPERMTRPQTRGDLPALRESLAGNRIATVDLTTEDVAEAGLRVVRVCATGLVPNAPAAFRYLGLPRWGDPASVLLDPPPFL; encoded by the coding sequence GTGACCGCGCCGCTGCTGGTGGACCCGCTGACCGGGATCGTGCGCAGGCTGGTCGACGTCGAGGCGGTGCCCGGCGCGCCGCGCCGCTACCGGGCCGTCACCGCCGAGGTGGCCGACGCCCGGCGGCTGGGCGCGTGGCCCGCCGACCGGGTCAGCCTGGGCACGACCTTCGGCGACGTGGACGCGGCCCGCGCGGCGGCGGTCGGCGAGGCCGTCGAGCGCTACTGCGGCAACCGGGTCGCGCCTGGCCTGCGCAGGGCGAGCGCCGATGAACTGAAAGCGGCCGGAATCCCGCATTTCGGCCCGGCCGACCTGCCGTTCTTCACCGCCCGGCAACACGCCACCCGGGGTTTCCCGTATCGACCGTTCACCGGTGATGTGCCGATCGCGTGGGTGGAAGGCGAGGAATCAGGTGAAATATGCCTCCTTCCCGCTTCGTGGGCGTATCTGAACTACCACTCCGGCGAACGCAGAACCGAACCCCGGCTGCACCACCTGAACTACGCCGGTATCGCCACCGGCGTCAGCACCGAGGACGCGTTCACCCGCGCCCTGCTCGAACTCGTCGAGCGCGACGCCCTGGAGCGGTGGTGGCACCTGGGCGCGCCGACGACCGGCATCGCCGTGGACGACGTCCCCGGCCTGGCCGCCGAACTCGCCGACTGCCCGCTGGAGGTGCACCTGGTGGAACTGCCCACCGAGCACCCGGTGTCGTGCGTCGGCGCGGTCGTGGTGGACCGGACCACCGGCATCGTCGCCGGCGGGGGAGCGGCCCGGTTCGACCCCGTCGAGGCGTGCACCAAGGCCGTGCTGGAGGCCGTGCACACCTGGATCTTCACCCAGGGCCTGCTGGAGGCCGACGGGTGGGTGTTCCGCTCGATCGAGGCCGGGATCCTCGCGCGCGGCCTGTACCTGCCGCACCGCGCCGACCGGCGCTACCGCGACGACGCAGGCGCCGAGTACGCCGAGGTGCGCGACCTGGGCGCGCAGGTGCAGGTCTGGCTGGACCCCCGGGTGCAGGCGGAGTTGTTGCCCCGCTTCACCCGGCCCGAGCGGATGACGAGACCGCAAACGCGCGGAGATCTCCCCGCGCTGCGCGAAAGCCTGGCGGGCAACCGGATCGCGACGGTCGACCTGACCACCGAGGACGTCGCCGAGGCCGGCCTGCGGGTGGTGCGGGTGTGCGCGACCGGTCTGGTGCCCAACGCGCCCGCCGCGTTCCGCTACCTGGGCCTGCCGCGCTGGGGCGACCCGGCGTCGGTGCTGCTCGACCCGCCGCCGTTCCTGTGA
- a CDS encoding SagB/ThcOx family dehydrogenase — protein MTLAEALLSRRSRYSYGPLSRLELGSLLHYAVGVQRRVHADVPGVQHVLGTNPTAGGLPSLRVHVVLDGDVFEYLREPHALCPTGTTDLAGVFAQEEFARRARAVIVLTGRMGPGLAKYGPRHYRTAHLDAGVAVQNLYLVATALGLSCCAVAGFADDAVKALVRGGEQDVALALFVVGGSIPPASGHKKCP, from the coding sequence ATGACGCTGGCGGAGGCGTTGCTGTCCCGCCGGTCGCGCTACTCCTATGGGCCGTTGAGCCGACTGGAGCTGGGTTCGCTGCTGCACTACGCGGTCGGCGTGCAGCGCCGCGTCCACGCGGACGTCCCGGGCGTCCAGCACGTCCTGGGCACCAACCCCACCGCCGGCGGCCTGCCGTCGCTGCGCGTCCACGTCGTGCTGGACGGCGACGTCTTCGAGTACCTGCGCGAGCCGCACGCGTTGTGCCCGACCGGAACCACCGACCTGGCCGGGGTGTTCGCCCAGGAGGAGTTCGCCCGCCGGGCCCGCGCCGTGATCGTCCTAACCGGACGGATGGGGCCGGGGCTGGCGAAATACGGTCCTCGGCATTACCGCACCGCGCACCTGGACGCGGGCGTCGCGGTGCAGAACCTGTACCTGGTGGCGACCGCCCTGGGGCTGAGCTGCTGCGCCGTCGCCGGATTCGCCGACGACGCGGTGAAAGCCCTTGTCAGGGGTGGAGAACAGGACGTGGCGCTGGCCCTGTTCGTGGTCGGCGGATCGATCCCACCGGCATCCGGGCATAAGAAGTGTCCATAA
- a CDS encoding MFS transporter, which yields MTVTLDAPARDFRRYLNARLLSVAGSIVAVVALPVLVYQLTGSTAWTAAVAMAEALPYLVFGLLAGAVADRVDRQRLMVAMDVVVAVAMVTVPVAWWLDALTALHVVVVAFLVQSAFAFFDAANFGALPSLVGKENITSAYAKLFGRSTILETVLPALAGAAVTVVAPATLLAVNAVTAAGSAMLVRAIRGALSTPRTDSTTVAGDIGTGLRFLWQHSIIRTLTLVGATHSAAAGAWVAMMVPWADRVLGVAPSGDLRLAVLFGCWGAGAWLASRLLPALTERWGGARLALGGLPVSLLCAGSVLLSTHWVPACLGAIAWGAAHSTVVLNSITYRQRMCPPELRSRVNTTARMLSWGLGQPAGAALAGAAAVLAGPRAGLAAGTGVLLVGVALAWATPTLRRAASSGDAG from the coding sequence GTGACCGTGACCCTCGACGCGCCCGCGCGCGATTTTCGGCGCTACCTGAACGCCCGGCTGCTGTCCGTGGCCGGCAGCATCGTCGCGGTCGTCGCGCTGCCGGTGCTGGTCTACCAGCTCACCGGCTCCACCGCGTGGACGGCGGCCGTCGCGATGGCGGAAGCGTTGCCGTACCTGGTGTTCGGGCTCCTCGCCGGCGCGGTCGCCGACCGGGTGGACCGGCAGCGGTTGATGGTGGCGATGGACGTCGTGGTGGCGGTCGCGATGGTGACCGTCCCGGTGGCGTGGTGGCTCGACGCGCTGACCGCCCTGCACGTCGTGGTGGTGGCGTTCCTGGTGCAGAGCGCGTTCGCGTTCTTCGACGCCGCCAACTTCGGCGCGCTGCCTTCGTTGGTGGGCAAGGAGAACATCACCTCCGCCTACGCCAAGCTGTTCGGCCGCAGCACGATCCTGGAAACCGTCCTGCCCGCGCTGGCCGGCGCGGCGGTCACGGTCGTGGCCCCGGCCACCCTGCTCGCCGTCAACGCGGTGACCGCCGCCGGGTCGGCGATGCTGGTCCGGGCGATCCGGGGCGCGCTGTCCACCCCGCGCACCGACTCCACCACCGTCGCCGGCGACATCGGCACCGGGTTGCGCTTCCTGTGGCAGCACAGCATCATCCGCACGCTGACCCTGGTCGGCGCGACGCACTCGGCCGCCGCCGGCGCCTGGGTGGCGATGATGGTCCCGTGGGCGGACCGGGTGCTCGGCGTCGCCCCGTCCGGGGACCTGCGCTTGGCGGTGCTGTTCGGCTGCTGGGGCGCGGGCGCGTGGCTCGCCTCCCGGCTGCTGCCCGCGCTCACCGAGCGGTGGGGCGGGGCACGGCTCGCGCTGGGCGGGCTGCCGGTGTCGTTGCTGTGCGCGGGTTCGGTGCTGCTGAGCACGCATTGGGTGCCGGCCTGCCTGGGCGCGATCGCCTGGGGCGCGGCGCACTCCACCGTCGTGCTCAACTCCATCACCTACCGCCAGCGGATGTGCCCGCCCGAACTCCGGTCCCGGGTGAACACGACGGCCCGGATGCTCTCGTGGGGTCTCGGGCAGCCCGCGGGCGCGGCGCTCGCGGGCGCGGCGGCGGTGCTCGCCGGGCCGCGCGCCGGGCTGGCGGCCGGCACCGGCGTGCTGCTGGTCGGGGTCGCCCTGGCCTGGGCGACCCCGACGCTGCGCCGCGCGGCTAGCTCCGGTGATGCGGGCTAG
- a CDS encoding FMN reductase, with translation MTTLAVVSAGLGEPSSSHLLADRLAAGVGALAPVTVRSVHLRDVARDIADNLVAGFPSARLKAIVDDVVGADALVAVTPTFNASYSGLFKSFFDVLEPDSLVGKPVLIGATGGTERHSLVLDFALRPLFAYLRAAVVPTAVYAASADWGSPQGLSDRVDRAAAELAGVLAGRAPARPADEFADVVPFEQLLHRP, from the coding sequence ATGACCACGCTCGCCGTGGTGTCCGCCGGTCTCGGCGAGCCGTCGTCCAGCCACCTGCTGGCCGACCGGCTCGCCGCCGGGGTCGGCGCGCTCGCGCCGGTCACCGTGCGGTCGGTGCACCTGCGCGACGTGGCGCGGGACATCGCCGACAACCTCGTCGCCGGGTTCCCCAGCGCCCGGTTGAAGGCGATCGTGGACGACGTGGTCGGCGCGGACGCGCTGGTCGCCGTCACGCCGACGTTCAACGCGTCCTACAGCGGCCTGTTCAAGTCGTTCTTCGACGTGCTGGAGCCGGACTCGCTGGTCGGCAAGCCGGTGCTGATCGGCGCGACCGGCGGCACCGAGCGGCACTCCCTGGTGCTGGACTTCGCGCTGCGCCCGCTGTTCGCCTACCTGCGGGCGGCCGTGGTGCCGACCGCGGTCTACGCGGCGTCCGCCGACTGGGGCTCGCCGCAGGGCCTGTCCGACCGCGTCGACCGCGCGGCGGCCGAACTCGCCGGCGTGCTGGCGGGCCGTGCGCCCGCCAGGCCCGCCGACGAGTTCGCCGACGTGGTGCCGTTCGAGCAGCTCCTCCACCGCCCGTGA
- a CDS encoding LLM class flavin-dependent oxidoreductase has translation MQFGVFTVGDVTPDPTTGRTPTEAERIKAMVAIALKAEEVGLDVFATGEHHNPPFVPSSPTTMLGYVAARTERLILSTATTLITTNDPVKIAEDFAMLQHLADGRVDLIMGRGNTGPVYPWFGKDIRDGIDLAIENYHLLHRLWREDVVDWEGKHRTPLQSFTSTPRPLDGVPPFVWHGSIRSPEIAEQAAYYGDGFFANHIFWPKEHFMRLITLYRERFEHYGHGTASQAIVGLGGQAFIRPNSQDAVREFRPYFDNAPVYGHGPSLEQFTDQTPLTVGSPQEVIDKTLTFREHFGDYQRQLFLVDHAGLPLKTVLEQLDHLGEIVPVLRAEFAEGRPADVPDAPTHGSLLTAAVR, from the coding sequence ATGCAGTTCGGGGTCTTCACCGTCGGGGACGTCACGCCCGACCCCACCACGGGGCGGACGCCGACCGAGGCCGAGCGGATCAAGGCGATGGTCGCGATCGCGCTCAAGGCCGAGGAGGTCGGGCTGGACGTGTTCGCCACCGGCGAGCACCACAACCCGCCGTTCGTGCCCTCCTCGCCCACCACGATGCTCGGGTACGTCGCCGCGCGCACCGAGCGGCTGATCCTGTCCACCGCGACCACGCTGATCACCACGAACGACCCGGTCAAGATCGCCGAGGACTTCGCGATGCTCCAGCACCTGGCCGACGGCCGGGTCGACCTGATCATGGGCCGAGGGAACACCGGACCCGTGTACCCGTGGTTCGGCAAGGACATCCGCGACGGCATCGACCTGGCGATCGAGAACTACCACCTGCTGCACCGGTTGTGGCGGGAGGACGTCGTCGACTGGGAGGGCAAGCACCGCACGCCGTTGCAGTCCTTCACCTCGACGCCGCGCCCGCTCGACGGTGTGCCGCCGTTCGTCTGGCACGGCTCCATCCGCAGCCCGGAGATCGCCGAGCAGGCCGCCTACTACGGCGACGGGTTCTTCGCGAACCACATCTTCTGGCCCAAGGAGCACTTCATGCGGCTGATCACCCTCTATCGCGAGCGCTTCGAGCACTACGGGCACGGCACGGCCAGTCAGGCGATCGTCGGCCTGGGCGGTCAGGCGTTCATCCGGCCCAACTCGCAGGACGCCGTGCGCGAGTTCCGCCCGTACTTCGACAACGCCCCCGTCTACGGCCACGGCCCGTCGCTGGAGCAGTTCACCGACCAGACCCCGCTGACCGTCGGCAGCCCGCAGGAGGTCATCGACAAGACGCTGACCTTCCGCGAGCACTTCGGCGACTACCAGCGCCAGCTGTTCCTGGTGGACCACGCCGGCCTGCCGCTCAAGACCGTGCTGGAGCAGCTCGACCACCTGGGCGAGATCGTGCCCGTGCTGCGGGCCGAGTTCGCCGAGGGCCGCCCGGCCGACGTGCCGGACGCGCCGACCCACGGCTCGCTGCTCACGGCGGCCGTGCGATGA